The DNA window TGCTTTAGGATACCGAGAAGTCACGGGAAAGCCGGGGAATTTTTTATTTAAAGGCGATATACAAGCTAAAGGCCATGAATTTCATTATTCAACTTTTTATTCAGAGAAAGAGTTTTCGCCTGCCTATGATACAAAAGGGATGCGAGGAATGAAAGAAGAAGGCTATATGAACAATAATTTAATTGCCGGCTATACGCACTTTCATTTCGGCTCTTCTACGAAAATGGTAGAAAACTGGGTGGAACAGTGTAAAGCGGCAAAAAAAGAAAGAAGAGATGCAGTGTGACAGTTGGAAAAGTATATTTAGTAGGAGCCGGACCAGGAGATCCGAAGCTAATAACCGTGTATGGAATGGAGTGTATTCAAGAAGCAGACGTCATTTTATATGACCGCTTAGCCAACGAACAGTTGTTAAACTATGCAAAAAAAGACGCGGAGCTTATTTTTTGCGGAAAATTACCAGGCAAGCACGGAGTCATCCAAGATCGTATTCACGAACTGCTTGTTGAAAAAGCACTTCAAGGAAAAGTAGTCACGCGTTTAAAAGGAGGAGATCCTTTTGTATTTGGCCGCGGAGCAGAGGAAGCTGAAGTGCTTGCTAATCAAGGAATTCCTTACGAAGTAGTGCCAGGTATCACGTCAGGAATTGCAGCTCCGGCCTATGCAGGAATTCCTGTTACCCACAGAGACTATGCAACTTCTTTTGCGATTGTAACTGGGCATGGAAGAGAAGAAAAAGGAAAAGATTATTTAAACTGGTCAGCGCTCGCTCAAGGAATAGATACGATTGCTTTTTATATGGGCGTTGGAAATCTCCCTCACATATGCAAACAATTGATGGATCACGGAAGAGATAAACATACGCCAGTGGCGCTTGTTCAATGGGGAACGACAAAGTATCAGCGCACCGTAACTGGAACTCTTGCCACAATTGAAGAAATAGCAAAAAAAGCAGAAATTGCTCATCCTGCTATCGTACTTGTAGGAGATGTTGTGACAATCAGAGAAAAAATAAAATGGTTCGAAGAAAAAGCGGAAAATATTCTGCTTTAACGTTAAAAGGAGGAGACAACATGACGATTATCTCACAGCTAAAAGAACGAAGAGCGGTACGAGATCATGAGGCACGTGAAGTGGAGCAAGAGAAGATTGAACAGCTGCTTGAAGCAGCGACGTGGGCTCCAAATGACCGAATGAGAGAGCCTTGGAGCTTCTATGTGATTCAAGGAGAAGCAAAAAAGAAGTATGAAGAACTGGCTGAAGCTTATTTAAAGGAGCGCTTTCCTACAAAGCCTCATTTGGTAGAAAGTTCGTTAAAAGCAGTGAAAAATACGCCTGTACATATCGTCGTAACAGCTGATACAGTTGAAGGAGACGAAGAAGCCACTGAAGACAACAAATATGCGGTTTCATGCGCGATTCATTCCATGTGGCTAGCAGCTAAAGAGCTAGGTCTTGGATTCGTTTGGAGAACAAGAGGCGTTGGTCTTGTTCGAGACGAGCGCCTGTATGAGTTTATCGGTAAGCCTTCAGGTAAAGTCGTAGTAGGAAACGTATTTCTAGGCTATCCAAATGAAGAGTCTCTTACAAAAATGAAAGAGCCTGCTAGAACACCGTTTACAGAAAAAACAACGTGGCTGTAAATGTCATAAAGTGAAATTAGAAGAAAAAGAGGTTTTTAGATTGAAAGACAAACGTGGTCTTACGTTAATTTATACCGGAGACGGAAAAGGGAAAACAACCGCTGCTTTAGGTCTTGCTTTGCGCGCTACGGGACGCGGACAAAAAGTATTAATGATTCAATTTATTAAATCTCCTCAACGTACATATGGCGAAAAGCTGATGTTTGACAGAATGGGAATTGAAATGATTCAAACAGGAGTCGGCTTTACGTGGACAAAAACACCGCCTGAACATCGTGATGCTTTGCAAAAAGCATGGGCGCTAACGAAGGAAAAAGTCTTCTCGAACGAATATGATGTGGTTATTTTAGATGAGTTAAATAACGCCCTGGCTATCGATAAATTTCCTATTGATGATGTGCTACCGCTACATGAAGTGATTGATCTTATTCAAAAGCGCCCTGTGCATATGCATTTGGTCATTACGGGACGTTCTGCAAAAAAAGAAGTGATGGAAGCAGCAGATCTTGTGACGGAAATGAAGCCTCACAAACATTATTACGATGAAGGAATTCCTGCTGTAAAAGGAATTGAATTTTAAAAAGCCCTCAATGAAGAGGGCTTTTTTTATTGAGCAGGGGCATCTACTTTTTCAGCTTGCCAGTAAAATTGGCTAATGACATCAGACAGTGCTTTTGTTGTGTTGGTTAGTTCATCAAAGTTATTGTCAACTCCGCCCACTTCGATTAAAATAGCATTTTTAGAAACATCTTGATTATATACACCGTTACCGCTGGATTTGTTTTTGCCAATAACTCCGCGGCTTAAGCCAGGATACTTCTTTTCAAGTCCTTCATGAAGCGCTTTTGCCATTTTTAAGTTTTGTTCAAAGTTTTGATTTGCTTTCCCTAAAACAAACACAACTTTTGCGTACGATTTATTGTTAATCTTAATAGTTGTATTATCTTTTCGAAGCGAATCTCGGTGCAAATCGATAAAGTAAGTTAAATCTCTATTCTCAGTCATCGCCGTTTCAATTACTGTGCGAGACATGGCGTACGATTGATTGGTGTTCCAACCTTTTTCTTTTAAT is part of the Priestia aryabhattai genome and encodes:
- the cobO gene encoding cob(I)yrinic acid a,c-diamide adenosyltransferase; the encoded protein is MKLEEKEVFRLKDKRGLTLIYTGDGKGKTTAALGLALRATGRGQKVLMIQFIKSPQRTYGEKLMFDRMGIEMIQTGVGFTWTKTPPEHRDALQKAWALTKEKVFSNEYDVVILDELNNALAIDKFPIDDVLPLHEVIDLIQKRPVHMHLVITGRSAKKEVMEAADLVTEMKPHKHYYDEGIPAVKGIEF
- a CDS encoding nitroreductase family protein yields the protein MTIISQLKERRAVRDHEAREVEQEKIEQLLEAATWAPNDRMREPWSFYVIQGEAKKKYEELAEAYLKERFPTKPHLVESSLKAVKNTPVHIVVTADTVEGDEEATEDNKYAVSCAIHSMWLAAKELGLGFVWRTRGVGLVRDERLYEFIGKPSGKVVVGNVFLGYPNEESLTKMKEPARTPFTEKTTWL
- the cobA gene encoding uroporphyrinogen-III C-methyltransferase; protein product: MTVGKVYLVGAGPGDPKLITVYGMECIQEADVILYDRLANEQLLNYAKKDAELIFCGKLPGKHGVIQDRIHELLVEKALQGKVVTRLKGGDPFVFGRGAEEAEVLANQGIPYEVVPGITSGIAAPAYAGIPVTHRDYATSFAIVTGHGREEKGKDYLNWSALAQGIDTIAFYMGVGNLPHICKQLMDHGRDKHTPVALVQWGTTKYQRTVTGTLATIEEIAKKAEIAHPAIVLVGDVVTIREKIKWFEEKAENILL